The DNA window CGGCTCCAGGCGCGTCGTGCTCGGCTCACCGCGCCCGCAGAGCCCTCGGCTGGCGCGCCCTCCGACAGCTCTTCCGCCGTTCCTTCGTCCCGGAGCTGAACTCGGCCACATGAACGACCTTGGCCTCTTCGGCCCCGAAGGTGCTGGTGTTCTCCAGGGGGATTGCCTGGAGCTCACCCGGCAGATCCCCGATGGCTCCGTTCATCTCATCCTCAGCGACATCCCCTACGGGATCGGTGCCGAGGCGTGGGACGTGCTCCATGAGAACACCAACTCGGCGCTGCTCGGGGCGAGCCCCGCCCAGCAGCGCGCAGGCTCGGTCTTCCGGCGGCGAGGCAAGCCGATCAACGGGTGGAGCGAGGCCGACGCTGAGATCCCGAGGGAATATCAAGCCTTCTGCGCCCGCTGGGCGTCGGAGTGGCTGAGGGTCCTCAAGCCTGGCGGTTCAGCGGTCGTGTTCGCGGGGCGACGCTTCGCGCCGCGCTGCGTGACGGCGCTCGAGGACGCCGGGTTCAACTTTCGCGACATGCTCGCCTGGTCGCGCCCTCAAGCCGTGCACCGAGCGCAGCGCCTGAGCGTCGTGTTCGAGCGTCGGGGTGACACAGAGCGGGCGCAGCAGTGGACGGGCTGGCGACTCGGTAACCTGCGTCCGACGTTCGAGCCCATCCTCTGGTGCTTCAAGCCGTACCGGAT is part of the Chondromyces crocatus genome and encodes:
- a CDS encoding DNA-methyltransferase, whose translation is MNDLGLFGPEGAGVLQGDCLELTRQIPDGSVHLILSDIPYGIGAEAWDVLHENTNSALLGASPAQQRAGSVFRRRGKPINGWSEADAEIPREYQAFCARWASEWLRVLKPGGSAVVFAGRRFAPRCVTALEDAGFNFRDMLAWSRPQAVHRAQRLSVVFERRGDTERAQQWTGWRLGNLRPTFEPILWCFKPYRITIADNVIEHEVGAYNEEAFRRHFGSTDNVLSCGLDQGEGGLHPTQKPLRLLKGLIELTTLPGHLVLDPFAGSGSTAVAAQATGRRYLVIERDPAYCEVIRQRLRPASEGSSG